A region of the Nocardia asteroides genome:
GGAGATCAACAAGCACGTCACGACGTGGCGCGAGACGATCTATCCTGCCACGATCAGCCTGGCCAGCGACATCAACGATTACGGTTCGAACAAAGCGCCCATCTATTACCCGCCCATCAAGGACCTGGCGCAAAAACTGACGGACAACCCGAACGACCAGCAGGCGAAAGACAAGCTGAAGGCGATTCTGGACGTGTTGAAGAAGGACGCCGACACGCGGGTGCAGAAAGCGACCGCAGTCACCGCCCAAATCCATCAGTTCGCGAAGGACACCGAGACGGACAAGACGACGATGGTGGGGACGGGCGGTGATGGTGGCCTCGTCGCGTACTACAACGACAAGTACGGCAAAGCCAGCAAGGACGTCGCCGACGTCACGAAGCAGATCGCCGACGCGAAGGCCGTACTGAAGGCAGCGAACGACGAGTACAACCACGATGTCGTGGTGGCCGCGACGACGCCGACCTACGCGTGGCTGGGACTGCCCGGCTTCATCGCGGCATCAGTCGTGGCAGGCGTCTACGGCAGTCGCGCCGTGGAGGCCCTGCACAGGATCAATGCCGCCAAGGACCTCATCAATTCGCTGGAGGCGAAGTACGCCGCCTACGCGAACCTGATGCACGCCGTCGAATCCGCTAAGGACAGCTCCACGACGATCGGGCAGGACCTCACCGCGGTGCTGCCGGTAATCCAGAAGATCGAGGGCGTTTGGGGGGCCATCTCGAGCGACCTCGAGACGATCCGGACGATGATCGACAAGAACATCGAGCAGGTTCCCCCGCTCATCATGGACCTGGGCGTCGACGCGGCCATCCGTAAGTGGGCCGCGGTGGCCGAGGAGGCCGACAGCTTCCGCATGAATGCCTACGTCACTGAGCAGCAGCGCAACCAGTGGACGGTGGAGGCATGGCGGCTGGAGACCCTTATCACGCCGAACCTCGTCCTGGCGGGCGTGTAGGACCGCGCCATGAATGTCGTTGCGGCGCAGTCCTACGATTGGCGCACGCTCTACGGTGACATCGAACAGCAGGGCAATGTGCCCTGCTGTTCGGCCACCGTGATCGACGCCACCTACGCGGTGTTCCGGGCCATGTACCTCGACCTGGGCGAGGTACAGACCGCGTTGCACGACTCGGGTTTCGATCCTGTCCTGGTGACGCTGGTAGCCGACGTCGTGAACGTACCCGCCGGAATCTCGTGGCAGCTGAAGCGCACTGTTCTGTGGATCCAGGCGCGACGGATGCAGAGCGATGAGCCGTTCACCGTGACCCTCGATTACCGAAGCGATCACGGTGCCCGATTCGTGCTCTTCTGCGACGAGCTGGCGGGCAGCGTGCAGGGTCAGGCTGTGGTCGCCTCTCAGCAGACCATCGCTCTACCCGTCATCGATGCTCCACCGCCCTCCGGCGGTGTGCTGATCAAGTATGTCGAGGGCAGTGGTCCGGTCCAAAGCCCTCTGGACCGGGCCCAGGGGGTCGCGGCCCTGTCGGCCCCGGACTACTTCCAACAGGCGATGCGCACCGAGTTCGTGTTCGCCTCGCTGCTCTACGACACCCATCCGGACCTGGCGCTACGCCAGCTGGCATGGCTGAAGAACTGGTCGAGCTACAACGTCGAGCTGCTGGGCGTGCTCCTGCGCAGCTCCTCGCTGCTGGCACTGCTCACCGCGCAGATGAACGCGGAATCCGATGGGACAGTCTTCGTCCCGTATCTGAGTCGGCAGGTCTACACCGACCTCGCGAAGGCCTTCGTCGCCGAAGCCAAACAGTACGAGGCCGACTACCAGGCCCTCAGCACCCAGACCGTCGTCACCGACAACTTCATCCAGCTCGCCAAGGCGCTGCTGGCGAACAAGACCTACGAGACCCAATACGCCACTCAACTGCTGGCTCAGGCGAAAGACAACTTCGACAACGCCAGCGCCGCGGTCGCCGCCGCGCAGCAACGGCTGACGGCGGCTCAGGACACTGCCGAGGAGACCCAGATCGACTTCGAGGAGATCGGCGTACCCGAATGGAAGAATCAACAGATCCTCAAGGCGATCATCGACCTCAGCACCGCGGTCATCACCTTCGGCGTCGGGATCGGCGCCATGTTCGTCGGCGACCCTGCGGCAGGCGCCGCCGCCGCGGGCAGCGCGATCGAGGGAGCGGAGGCGGTGGAAGCCGCCGCCCAGGCCGGCAGTGACATCGCGAACCTGGCCGCGAGCCTCAAAGACTGCATGGGCCAGCTCAAAAAAATCGCGGAGGCACTGAAAAAGGTCTACGACCTGTCGAAGGAGATCGTCGACGCCGTCGAGAACTTCCACGACGCCGAGGAATACGCCGCCAAGCTACGGGACATGAACCTCGACACCGGCGGGGCAGATCTCACCGCGACCTTCCAGTGGCGGATCTACCAGCAAAACACCGACGCCATGCTCGCCGATCCGGTCCAGAAAGGCATCCGCTACGCACGCGAGCTCGAACTAGCCGTCGACGCCGTCGCCATCCACGGGCAGGAATTGGCTGCCGCCCAAGCGGCCGCGGTCGCGGCCGGCCAGCAGTACGCCGCGGTCAGTCTGCAAAAACAGTTGGCCGAACAGGAACAGCAGCAGCTGCAGCAGTACCTGGACTCCTTGGTCCACGGCGAGGCTCCCCTGGCAGCGCTGATGCAGCAGCTGTACCAGCGCTACCTCGACACCAAGAGCTCGCTGTTCACCGCCCTACAGGGCTACCGCGCCTCGTACTTCTACTGGGCACTGGCACCCTCGGTAGTGCGCCCACGCATTCTCGACAACATCGGCGAACTCGATGCCGGACTGACGAACCTGACAAGCATCACCATGGACTCCGCGACGGCGCTGGAACACTTCTCCCCGCCGCCGCAGGTCCTGGCCGACAAGAGATACACCATCGACAGCACAAACGCCCCCGAGGTCCTCGCCCGATTCAAGAAGACAGGGACCGCCCGCTTCGAGGTACCCCTGGACACCGACGAGTTCGCCGGTTTCGGCCGAGTCCGGCTCACCCGCGTCCGGATATGGGTGGACAAAGTCGTGCCGCGAAACGGCAGCTCGATCAACCTGACCCTCGGCAACCAAGGCAACTACCTC
Encoded here:
- a CDS encoding alpha-xenorhabdolysin family binary toxin subunit A — translated: MAELNIGPRELADPGEQGGPAFTLSRAEWVRIQAYVQEALVLPTTETQFRNNLGSGAPSDLSDFTKLIDAYQEINKHVTTWRETIYPATISLASDINDYGSNKAPIYYPPIKDLAQKLTDNPNDQQAKDKLKAILDVLKKDADTRVQKATAVTAQIHQFAKDTETDKTTMVGTGGDGGLVAYYNDKYGKASKDVADVTKQIADAKAVLKAANDEYNHDVVVAATTPTYAWLGLPGFIAASVVAGVYGSRAVEALHRINAAKDLINSLEAKYAAYANLMHAVESAKDSSTTIGQDLTAVLPVIQKIEGVWGAISSDLETIRTMIDKNIEQVPPLIMDLGVDAAIRKWAAVAEEADSFRMNAYVTEQQRNQWTVEAWRLETLITPNLVLAGV